In Herpetosiphon gulosus, one genomic interval encodes:
- the tsaD gene encoding tRNA (adenosine(37)-N6)-threonylcarbamoyltransferase complex transferase subunit TsaD → MSHQMPAGFTILAIETSCDETAAAVIRDGREIVANSVASQIDIHQRYGGVVPEVASRQHILTITPVINTVLAQVPGGWSAINAVATTYGPGLAGALLTGINTAKAIAWSRNLPFIGVNHLEGHIYASWLHTANDLAYQAPEFPCVALIVSGGHTALVLLNDHGDYRLLGQTRDDAVGEAFDKVARIMGLGYPGGPQMEKVARGVNPGALKLPRAWLRGTYDWSFSGLKTAVLNVVNDRLGERMEKVKLAEVDPAFTAQLAAAFQDSAVDVLVQKTVAAAREHKAKTIILAGGVAANTALRERLSATAKPIPVAYPPIWLCTDNAAMIGAAAYYRYQAGVQQDWSLDATPSLKLI, encoded by the coding sequence ATGTCACATCAAATGCCCGCAGGTTTTACGATTTTAGCGATTGAAACATCGTGCGATGAAACCGCCGCCGCCGTTATTCGCGATGGCCGCGAGATTGTGGCCAATAGCGTTGCTTCGCAAATCGATATTCATCAACGTTATGGTGGTGTTGTGCCCGAAGTGGCTTCGCGCCAACATATTCTGACGATTACGCCAGTGATTAATACGGTTTTGGCCCAAGTGCCTGGTGGTTGGAGTGCGATTAATGCGGTTGCCACAACCTATGGCCCAGGCTTAGCCGGAGCGTTATTAACTGGAATTAACACTGCCAAAGCGATTGCCTGGTCACGCAATTTGCCCTTTATCGGAGTGAATCACCTCGAAGGCCATATTTATGCTTCGTGGTTGCATACCGCCAACGATCTAGCCTACCAAGCTCCCGAATTTCCGTGTGTGGCCTTGATTGTATCTGGTGGACACACAGCTTTGGTGTTGCTCAACGATCATGGCGATTATCGCTTGCTTGGGCAAACCCGCGATGATGCTGTGGGCGAGGCCTTCGATAAGGTGGCGAGAATTATGGGCTTGGGCTATCCAGGTGGCCCACAAATGGAAAAAGTTGCCCGTGGGGTTAACCCGGGAGCACTCAAATTGCCTCGAGCATGGTTGCGCGGAACCTATGATTGGAGCTTTAGCGGCCTGAAAACCGCTGTGCTGAATGTGGTCAATGATCGCTTGGGCGAACGCATGGAAAAAGTTAAACTTGCTGAAGTTGACCCAGCCTTCACCGCTCAGCTTGCCGCAGCTTTTCAAGATTCAGCAGTCGATGTGTTGGTGCAAAAAACCGTGGCTGCTGCCCGCGAACACAAAGCCAAAACGATTATTTTGGCTGGTGGCGTGGCTGCAAATACTGCCTTACGCGAGCGCTTGAGTGCAACCGCCAAACCAATTCCGGTAGCCTACCCGCCAATTTGGCTGTGTACCGATAATGCCGCCATGATCGGTGCTGCCGCTTATTATCGTTATCAAGCAGGCGTGCAGCAAGATTGGTCGCTCGATGCCACGCCAAGCCTCAAACTTATTTGA
- a CDS encoding septum formation initiator family protein: MARWRWPQWRKPQIPQPTQLRSGATLAVTWGLAAFALYLMVLFGSLVVQGYTMEQQAQALEAENARLAAESQALRDRAAYVRSDAAIELAARDMLDMAKPGDVVLHVSVVTPTLTVSPTAALEVPAAEPAALPPMDTTPNWRRWLEVLFDS, translated from the coding sequence ATGGCTCGTTGGCGCTGGCCACAATGGCGCAAACCACAGATTCCACAGCCAACTCAATTGCGCAGCGGGGCAACGCTGGCCGTAACCTGGGGCTTGGCCGCATTTGCGCTCTATTTGATGGTGCTATTTGGCAGTTTGGTGGTGCAAGGGTATACCATGGAGCAACAGGCTCAAGCCTTGGAAGCCGAAAATGCCCGTTTGGCTGCCGAAAGCCAAGCCCTGCGCGATCGCGCTGCCTATGTGCGCTCTGATGCGGCAATCGAATTGGCGGCCCGCGATATGCTCGATATGGCCAAGCCAGGCGATGTGGTGTTGCATGTGAGTGTGGTTACGCCAACATTGACGGTTTCGCCAACCGCTGCCTTAGAAGTTCCAGCCGCTGAGCCAGCCGCGTTACCACCGATGGACACAACGCCCAATTGGCGGCGTTGGCTGGAAGTGCTATTTGATTCGTAA
- a CDS encoding glycosyltransferase family 2 protein: protein MNCSVIILNWNGRTLLTDCLNALLPQCDASIEVLVVDNGSHDGSAAWLHQHYPQVRLLALTNNRGFSGGVNVGLHVARGDVLLLLNNDAIVEQNFISAILAPFERQPTLAASAGVMTFAHRPEIIASAGIQLYRDGVATDAGLLQPVAQLASQTSPIWGGSGGAVAYRRAALADVGIFDEGYFAYLEDVDLAWRLQLREWQTVLAPQAIARHIYSATGGEGSPFKAWLIARNRWRVILRCWPTPLLARDLPLMLAYDGLACAQAILRRRWTTVSGRLHALRQLPQLRQQHQAIQVRRTASLNDLDRWIKPARSPLAIWRESQALGQLIAQR from the coding sequence ATGAATTGTTCTGTCATTATTTTAAATTGGAATGGCCGCACGCTATTAACTGATTGTCTCAACGCCTTATTGCCCCAATGCGATGCTTCAATCGAAGTGTTGGTGGTCGATAACGGTTCGCACGATGGTTCAGCGGCATGGCTGCATCAACACTATCCCCAAGTGCGTTTGCTGGCGCTCACCAACAATCGTGGGTTTAGCGGTGGGGTCAATGTTGGTTTACATGTGGCACGGGGCGATGTGTTGTTGTTATTGAACAATGATGCCATCGTTGAGCAAAATTTCATCTCGGCTATTTTAGCGCCGTTTGAACGCCAACCAACCCTTGCTGCTAGCGCTGGCGTGATGACATTTGCCCATCGCCCCGAAATCATCGCCTCAGCTGGAATTCAACTCTATCGCGATGGTGTGGCAACTGATGCTGGGTTGTTGCAGCCAGTTGCCCAATTAGCCAGCCAAACCAGCCCGATTTGGGGGGGCAGTGGCGGGGCAGTAGCTTATCGTCGCGCTGCATTAGCCGATGTTGGCATCTTTGACGAAGGCTATTTTGCCTATTTAGAAGATGTTGATTTGGCCTGGCGTTTGCAGTTGCGCGAATGGCAAACAGTACTAGCCCCGCAGGCTATCGCTCGGCATATCTACTCGGCAACTGGCGGCGAAGGCTCGCCCTTCAAAGCTTGGCTGATTGCCCGTAATCGCTGGCGGGTAATTTTGCGTTGCTGGCCAACACCATTGTTGGCCCGCGATCTGCCATTAATGCTGGCTTACGATGGTTTAGCCTGTGCTCAGGCCATCCTACGCCGCCGCTGGACGACGGTCAGTGGGCGTTTGCATGCATTACGTCAATTACCACAACTTCGCCAACAGCACCAAGCGATCCAAGTTCGTCGAACTGCTTCGCTCAATGATCTTGATCGTTGGATCAAGCCAGCCCGTTCGCCGCTAGCAATTTGGCGTGAAAGCCAAGCCCTAGGCCAATTGATCGCCCAACGCTAG
- a CDS encoding LCP family protein, translating into MPAKTDTPEESTNGSANDLSLDAEHVRSQATTPLPTRSRAAAKADAANDAALMNDLLLNNNSTAAARPRPRAVPRAEHEGAYVRVPKAVQSAVGSRPTSRPLPPKTAPVKSTSRGAGCGMIMLGVLLTVVLVGGGGALWAYLKVKNATSDALVTIPTQAPNLVENPNNPNPQPNQPLATPDIVKDPFNLLLIGVDLRENDTKARTDTIIVLHIDPTQKWASMVSIPRDSCAEIPGYDAPGTCSQRINAAYELGYKEGIAQNMTIPSTQAMALTRDTVANMLNINIDYVAQVDFKGFRKIVDAVGGITIDVQRPLWDATYPTDDDDYGVIRLFIPAGLQHMDGTTALRYARSRHQDADYGRSRRQQDVIRALIQTLKDKGLLDQIDSLDNLAEQLKGSFYTDLPIDDLGNLRALAGLGSDIANGRIKSVKWDTSSVIGYMDESQYVPIWDPASIAATVDQLLTSPIPDTNSPVDGSSNTPSDDNLSIEVINGAQISGLAGDVATHLENREYQLLNPSTASTVYDTTKIIDFGNHKDLREQLAAELGISNRNIIVVSKTSPAPEQPKGDAALVLLLGRDYDEAWRKP; encoded by the coding sequence ATGCCTGCAAAAACCGATACACCTGAGGAATCGACCAACGGGTCAGCCAATGATCTATCGCTCGATGCTGAGCATGTTCGTAGTCAAGCTACCACGCCCTTGCCAACTCGTTCACGTGCCGCAGCTAAAGCCGATGCAGCCAACGACGCGGCGTTGATGAATGATCTGCTGTTGAATAATAATTCGACCGCTGCTGCACGCCCACGCCCACGGGCAGTACCACGCGCTGAGCACGAAGGAGCCTATGTTCGCGTGCCCAAGGCTGTTCAATCGGCGGTTGGCAGTCGCCCAACCTCGCGCCCATTGCCACCCAAAACTGCTCCGGTCAAAAGTACCTCGCGTGGGGCAGGCTGTGGCATGATTATGCTTGGGGTCTTGTTAACAGTGGTTTTGGTGGGCGGGGGTGGGGCACTTTGGGCCTATTTAAAGGTTAAAAACGCTACCAGCGATGCTTTAGTTACGATTCCAACTCAAGCGCCAAATCTGGTCGAAAATCCTAATAACCCTAATCCTCAGCCCAACCAACCTTTGGCAACCCCCGATATTGTCAAAGATCCCTTTAATTTGTTGTTGATTGGGGTCGATTTACGCGAGAATGATACCAAAGCTCGCACCGATACGATCATTGTGTTGCATATCGACCCAACTCAAAAATGGGCCAGCATGGTCTCGATTCCGCGTGATAGTTGTGCCGAAATTCCAGGCTATGATGCGCCTGGCACATGTTCACAACGGATTAATGCGGCCTATGAACTGGGCTATAAAGAAGGTATCGCCCAAAATATGACGATTCCTTCAACTCAAGCAATGGCGTTAACCCGCGATACCGTTGCTAATATGCTCAACATTAATATCGATTATGTCGCCCAAGTCGATTTTAAGGGCTTTCGTAAAATTGTTGATGCCGTTGGGGGCATTACGATCGATGTGCAACGCCCACTGTGGGATGCGACCTATCCAACCGATGATGATGATTATGGGGTGATTCGGCTGTTTATTCCGGCTGGCTTGCAACATATGGATGGAACAACCGCGTTGCGTTATGCCCGTTCACGCCATCAAGATGCCGATTATGGTCGCTCACGCCGCCAGCAAGATGTGATTCGGGCGCTGATTCAAACCCTCAAAGATAAAGGCTTGCTCGACCAAATTGATTCCTTGGATAACCTGGCCGAACAACTCAAAGGCTCGTTCTATACCGACCTGCCAATCGATGACCTTGGCAATTTACGAGCTTTGGCTGGGCTTGGCAGTGACATTGCCAATGGTCGAATCAAGAGTGTCAAATGGGATACTAGCTCAGTAATCGGCTATATGGATGAATCGCAGTATGTGCCAATTTGGGACCCAGCCAGCATCGCGGCTACGGTTGATCAATTATTGACCAGCCCGATTCCCGATACCAATAGCCCTGTTGATGGTAGCTCAAACACACCTTCGGACGACAATCTAAGCATCGAGGTGATCAATGGAGCACAAATTAGCGGGTTGGCAGGCGATGTAGCAACCCATCTTGAGAATCGTGAGTATCAATTGCTCAATCCTTCAACCGCTTCAACTGTGTATGACACCACCAAAATCATCGATTTTGGCAATCATAAAGACCTGCGTGAGCAACTTGCTGCTGAACTGGGCATTAGCAATCGCAACATTATTGTCGTGAGCAAAACCAGCCCAGCCCCCGAACAACCAAAGGGTGACGCAGCTTTAGTGTTATTGCTTGGACGCGATTACGACGAGGCTTGGCGCAAACCCTAA
- a CDS encoding glycosyl hydrolase family 18 protein: MFRHLFRGVLAIGILVWIVFLWQFIDLRIKHSRAADAAAQALLPRATSTALPVPTFVAPTLQPLPNTVADGQGGSELPASANDVRGVHPKTGRYVAAWLPTSFDAEAARATFEANKDILDEVSPFWYGVRPDGTLIADVGSRDAELVQIAKENNVLIIPTVHNIEDLEAASIVLATPESRTNHINIIMDEVRTYGYDGIDIDYESLALDYEDEFTAFMTELGAALHAEDKLLTVAVHAHTGRPDYQNYADLGKVVDRLRIMTYDYSWRGSEPGPIAPMFWVKAVAEYAKTQVDPSKIQIGISFYAYDWPSNGGFGIARSYTEVEEIKATYQPQIRLVEEDGGQQIQESTFNYAGRTVWFSNYRSLTAKMEMVRENDLAGIAIWRLGSEDPQNWTYIRESLKQDPLIVQRSINRYIPDH; the protein is encoded by the coding sequence ATGTTTCGTCATCTTTTTCGCGGGGTTCTCGCAATTGGGATTTTGGTCTGGATCGTGTTTCTCTGGCAGTTTATTGATTTACGGATCAAGCACAGTCGCGCCGCCGATGCCGCCGCCCAAGCTCTGTTACCCCGAGCAACCTCAACCGCCCTGCCCGTTCCTACCTTTGTTGCGCCAACCTTGCAGCCGCTGCCCAACACTGTTGCCGATGGTCAAGGTGGCTCAGAGCTGCCTGCCAGCGCCAATGATGTGCGCGGAGTGCACCCTAAAACTGGCCGTTACGTCGCTGCTTGGCTGCCGACATCGTTTGATGCTGAGGCTGCTCGTGCAACCTTTGAAGCCAACAAAGATATTCTCGATGAGGTCAGCCCATTTTGGTATGGCGTGCGACCTGATGGCACGTTAATCGCCGATGTTGGCTCTCGTGATGCCGAATTGGTGCAAATTGCCAAAGAAAATAATGTGCTGATTATTCCAACTGTGCATAATATTGAAGATTTGGAAGCAGCTTCGATTGTTTTGGCCACTCCAGAAAGTCGAACAAACCATATTAATATTATTATGGATGAGGTGCGTACCTACGGCTACGATGGCATCGACATCGATTATGAATCGCTTGCGCTTGATTATGAAGATGAATTTACCGCGTTTATGACCGAATTGGGTGCAGCGTTGCATGCTGAAGATAAATTGCTAACCGTTGCAGTCCATGCCCATACGGGCCGACCCGATTACCAAAATTATGCTGATTTGGGCAAAGTGGTTGATCGCCTGCGGATTATGACCTACGATTATAGCTGGCGTGGCTCTGAGCCAGGCCCAATCGCTCCGATGTTTTGGGTTAAAGCGGTTGCCGAATATGCCAAAACCCAAGTTGACCCTAGCAAAATTCAAATTGGGATTTCGTTTTATGCCTACGATTGGCCTAGCAATGGCGGTTTTGGGATTGCGCGAAGTTATACCGAAGTTGAAGAAATTAAGGCCACCTACCAGCCCCAAATTCGTTTGGTCGAGGAAGATGGCGGCCAGCAAATCCAGGAATCAACCTTTAACTATGCCGGACGCACGGTTTGGTTCTCCAATTATCGTTCGCTAACCGCCAAAATGGAGATGGTGCGCGAAAACGATTTAGCTGGGATTGCAATTTGGCGCTTGGGCAGCGAAGATCCCCAAAATTGGACCTATATTCGCGAATCGTTGAAACAAGATCCCTTGATCGTCCAACGCTCAATCAATCGCTATATTCCTGACCATTGA
- a CDS encoding polymer-forming cytoskeletal protein: protein MSLFGNKKVVQPIAQSPTGKPETVIGANTTFVGTLKSDGNVRVDGSVEGEIEVLGNLIVGSTGRVIATLKAQNIHVSGAVKGEIIATEQLEISPSGKVWGDITAASLHIEPGGLFRGQSSMTSNIDEPLLLDAPRSRLNEEPSGV from the coding sequence ATGAGCTTATTCGGTAACAAAAAAGTGGTACAACCAATCGCCCAATCGCCAACCGGCAAGCCCGAAACCGTGATTGGAGCCAATACCACCTTTGTTGGAACCCTCAAATCCGACGGGAATGTTCGGGTTGATGGCTCTGTTGAGGGCGAGATCGAGGTGCTTGGCAATTTGATCGTTGGCTCAACTGGGCGGGTTATCGCCACGCTCAAGGCCCAAAATATTCACGTATCGGGTGCAGTCAAAGGCGAGATCATCGCGACTGAGCAACTAGAAATCTCGCCTTCGGGCAAGGTTTGGGGCGATATTACTGCCGCTTCGTTACATATCGAGCCAGGTGGCTTGTTCCGTGGTCAAAGCAGCATGACTTCAAATATCGACGAGCCATTGTTGCTTGATGCCCCACGCTCACGCTTAAACGAAGAGCCAAGCGGGGTTTAA
- the trpD gene encoding anthranilate phosphoribosyltransferase — MQIRDAIITVTNRTDLSQDDAAAVMEQMMNGEATPAQIAALLTALHFKGETDAEIAGMAQVMRAKSLAVPHDGGVVDTCGTGGDHSNTFNISTTAAFVAAGAGATVAKHGNRAMSSKCGSADVLEGLGVNIELDAEGVARCLRQAGIGFMFAPKFHPAMRYAGPVRREIGIRTIFNVLGPLTNPARAEYQVIGVANVGLAEKLANALSKMGIRRALVVHGSDGLDEISISASTLVFDVRAGATPQASTLSPSDFGLSLAPREAIAGGSVEENVAMTKAILDGSDTGPRRDIVLLNAAAALVACERADSFGEALRQAQQAIDTGTANQRMQRMIEASKG; from the coding sequence ATGCAGATTCGCGATGCGATTATTACGGTTACCAATCGAACGGATTTAAGCCAAGACGATGCGGCGGCGGTGATGGAGCAGATGATGAATGGCGAGGCCACGCCAGCCCAAATCGCGGCCTTGCTCACAGCTTTGCATTTCAAAGGTGAAACTGACGCAGAAATTGCTGGTATGGCCCAAGTGATGCGGGCTAAATCGCTGGCCGTGCCGCACGATGGCGGCGTGGTCGATACCTGTGGCACTGGTGGCGATCATTCGAATACCTTCAATATTTCGACCACTGCGGCATTTGTGGCAGCAGGCGCAGGCGCAACCGTCGCCAAACACGGCAATCGCGCTATGTCGTCGAAATGCGGCTCGGCTGATGTGCTCGAAGGGTTGGGAGTCAATATCGAGCTTGATGCTGAAGGCGTAGCCCGCTGTTTACGTCAGGCAGGCATTGGCTTTATGTTTGCGCCTAAGTTTCATCCGGCGATGCGCTACGCTGGGCCGGTGCGCCGCGAAATTGGCATTCGTACCATTTTCAATGTGTTAGGGCCACTGACCAACCCAGCCCGCGCCGAGTATCAGGTGATTGGGGTTGCTAATGTGGGCTTGGCTGAGAAATTGGCCAACGCCCTGAGCAAAATGGGCATTCGCCGCGCCTTGGTGGTGCATGGCAGCGATGGGCTTGATGAAATTTCAATCAGCGCCTCAACCTTGGTATTTGATGTACGCGCTGGAGCAACTCCCCAAGCTTCGACGCTTAGCCCCAGCGATTTTGGCCTAAGCCTCGCGCCACGTGAAGCAATTGCTGGTGGCTCGGTCGAGGAAAATGTGGCCATGACCAAGGCGATTCTTGATGGCAGTGATACTGGCCCGCGCCGCGATATTGTATTGTTGAATGCCGCCGCTGCTTTGGTTGCTTGCGAACGGGCCGATTCGTTTGGCGAGGCTTTGCGTCAAGCCCAACAGGCCATCGACACTGGCACGGCCAATCAGCGTATGCAGCGAATGATTGAGGCCAGTAAAGGCTAG
- a CDS encoding alpha/beta fold hydrolase, whose product MSTVGCLILHGFTSCADSVNRVPSRLVPHQIPYRMPYLRGHGTLPEDLQGVTWHDWYADANAAFRDLRREVDKVILIGLSMGGLVANHLAAAHRDEVIGVVSVAAAMRFHYKHADRARYVAPMLGMWGDENRDMGAGWYDKETGRQHGNYRRFPAPAFVSLWRYAKVVEQQLPRIIAPILIIHSHQDRTIPTSAAEAIYRHVGSSDKQLLWFDKSGHEMLRDGESPAVLDAVEQFVLHHRAQYQSSTNKE is encoded by the coding sequence ATGTCAACTGTTGGTTGTTTAATTCTTCACGGCTTTACGTCATGCGCCGATTCAGTCAATCGCGTGCCAAGCCGTTTAGTACCACATCAGATTCCATATCGCATGCCCTATTTACGTGGTCATGGCACTTTGCCCGAAGATTTGCAGGGTGTAACTTGGCACGATTGGTATGCTGATGCGAATGCAGCCTTTCGCGATTTACGGCGCGAGGTCGATAAAGTTATTTTGATTGGGCTATCCATGGGTGGCCTCGTGGCCAATCATCTGGCAGCGGCCCATCGCGACGAAGTCATTGGCGTGGTCAGTGTGGCCGCAGCCATGCGCTTTCACTATAAACATGCCGACCGGGCACGCTATGTTGCACCAATGCTGGGCATGTGGGGCGACGAAAATCGCGATATGGGCGCAGGTTGGTACGATAAAGAGACAGGCCGCCAACATGGCAATTATCGGCGCTTTCCGGCTCCAGCCTTTGTTTCGCTTTGGCGCTATGCCAAAGTTGTGGAACAACAATTGCCACGAATTATTGCACCAATCTTAATCATTCATTCACATCAAGATCGTACAATTCCAACATCCGCCGCCGAAGCGATCTATCGCCACGTCGGCTCTAGCGATAAACAATTACTGTGGTTCGATAAGAGTGGCCACGAAATGCTCCGCGATGGCGAATCGCCAGCAGTCTTAGATGCAGTTGAGCAATTCGTGCTACATCATCGTGCTCAATATCAATCATCAACAAACAAGGAGTAG
- a CDS encoding HAMP domain-containing sensor histidine kinase yields MLKMIINSTQNHAEPATLQHYQKLLEHNKRRLIQLITLVACGLAIPFTLILGLAVLNQQQSLSIFSLHLVRSLFNPLLVWWLVRRKQINWAWHCTMLLAIGYNSALAYAMHLPNVIIFELFALCSFAVVMPFWQVLAYTSGLIGLNYLVAGQFIVLNEWALVMIMVLSIVLMCSTIGFVSRQTLWHASQQHSQTAQLVQQRSSMQQQLHDLQSHVQQLSLLKHDLRQPLKSVQGLLQGLAFEQPSTNSTIQPALAATQRVERQLNNLLDQARQQLGRQRASLEIIDVQQCLAQLQPAISGLAAYYSEPIAKVQLEIAAGSVIMADREQFERALFNLLDNSLSRCHHEVRISSYRSEQNVIIEVRDDGAGMHQALRAALNQADFSAITQGLGLKQVQQMLNQAKATLYVPDVPTGYTIQLHFPQVTQ; encoded by the coding sequence ATGCTCAAAATGATCATTAATTCAACCCAAAACCATGCTGAACCAGCTACCTTGCAGCACTACCAAAAACTGCTTGAGCACAACAAACGCCGCTTGATTCAATTAATCACCTTGGTAGCATGTGGCTTGGCCATCCCATTCACCTTGATTCTTGGTTTGGCCGTGCTTAATCAGCAACAATCGTTGAGTATATTTAGTTTACATCTTGTGCGCAGCCTCTTCAATCCTTTGCTGGTTTGGTGGCTAGTACGGCGTAAACAGATTAATTGGGCTTGGCATTGTACAATGCTGCTCGCAATTGGCTACAATTCAGCCTTGGCTTATGCGATGCATTTACCAAATGTGATTATTTTTGAGTTGTTTGCTTTGTGTAGTTTTGCGGTGGTAATGCCATTTTGGCAAGTGTTGGCTTATACTAGCGGGCTGATTGGCTTGAATTATCTTGTTGCAGGCCAATTTATTGTGTTGAATGAATGGGCCTTGGTGATGATTATGGTACTGAGCATTGTGTTGATGTGCAGCACGATTGGCTTTGTTTCGCGCCAAACCTTGTGGCATGCTAGCCAACAACATAGCCAAACTGCTCAATTAGTGCAGCAACGGAGCAGCATGCAACAGCAACTCCACGATTTACAAAGCCATGTGCAACAACTTAGTTTGCTGAAACACGATTTGCGCCAGCCCTTGAAAAGCGTTCAAGGCTTGTTGCAAGGCTTGGCGTTCGAACAACCAAGCACCAATAGTACGATTCAGCCAGCCCTAGCTGCCACTCAGCGGGTCGAACGCCAACTTAATAATTTGCTTGATCAAGCCCGTCAGCAGCTTGGTCGCCAGCGTGCTAGCCTCGAAATCATCGATGTACAGCAATGTTTGGCGCAATTGCAGCCAGCAATCAGCGGCTTGGCGGCCTACTACAGTGAGCCAATCGCCAAGGTGCAGCTTGAAATTGCTGCGGGCAGCGTGATTATGGCTGATCGTGAGCAATTTGAGCGAGCCTTATTCAACTTGCTTGATAATAGTTTGAGCCGTTGCCATCACGAGGTACGTATCAGTAGCTATCGATCGGAGCAAAACGTGATCATAGAAGTTCGTGATGATGGGGCTGGCATGCATCAAGCCTTACGCGCGGCGCTCAATCAGGCTGATTTTAGTGCAATCACCCAAGGTTTGGGTTTGAAACAAGTGCAACAGATGCTGAATCAAGCTAAAGCTACGCTGTATGTGCCCGATGTTCCGACGGGCTATACAATTCAACTACATTTTCCACAGGTTACGCAATGA
- a CDS encoding serine hydrolase yields MAALLVAEQVLDPQATIAYYLPELANSGFGDATLGQVLGMSTAVGFAEHTGNLVTENFKYGVALGWNSRPADYQGPNNVYEFLPTMLKTDVHGQRFSYQTPNTDVLAWIIKRVLNCSLAEAVSGFIWQKLGAERDALWVVDSACAETAGSGFCSTLRDMARFGQMLLRRGTFNRQQILPETAILALEAGGDQAAFERSAIAHPSNANYSYNYQWWHTHNQHGAYIANGYGGQMLYIAPKAELVFAKMSSYPTPTPDGSEFYAAMGAIPSLIAALQA; encoded by the coding sequence GCCGGAACTCGCCAATAGTGGATTTGGCGATGCAACCCTCGGCCAAGTGCTAGGGATGAGCACGGCGGTGGGTTTTGCCGAGCACACTGGAAATTTGGTTACCGAAAATTTCAAGTATGGAGTGGCCTTGGGCTGGAATTCGCGCCCAGCCGATTATCAAGGTCCAAACAATGTCTATGAATTTTTGCCAACGATGCTGAAAACTGACGTGCATGGACAACGCTTTAGCTACCAAACTCCCAATACTGATGTACTGGCATGGATTATCAAGCGCGTGCTGAATTGCAGTTTGGCTGAGGCTGTGTCGGGCTTTATCTGGCAAAAACTTGGGGCTGAGCGTGATGCCTTGTGGGTAGTTGATTCAGCTTGTGCCGAAACCGCTGGCTCAGGTTTTTGTTCAACCCTGCGCGATATGGCACGGTTTGGCCAAATGTTGCTCAGGCGTGGTACATTCAATCGCCAGCAAATCTTGCCTGAAACAGCTATTTTGGCGCTTGAGGCTGGGGGCGATCAAGCAGCTTTTGAGCGGAGTGCGATCGCCCATCCTAGCAATGCCAACTATTCCTATAACTATCAATGGTGGCATACCCACAACCAGCACGGAGCCTACATTGCCAATGGTTATGGTGGGCAGATGCTCTACATCGCACCCAAGGCTGAATTGGTATTTGCTAAAATGAGTTCGTACCCTACACCTACGCCCGATGGCTCAGAATTTTACGCGGCGATGGGCGCAATTCCAAGCCTGATTGCAGCTTTACAAGCATGA
- a CDS encoding DUF4446 family protein produces MIAFWTTYGFYLWIGSGLLIIGLLIWIGRLSKRLSAIDQRYTALTKGVDAEHLEDIWLQRSLQVAHHDDQITALEREVRRLGRSSLHHVGLVRFNPFGDVGGDQSYALALLDGEQSGVVLSSIYSRSGVRTYAKAVQRGQSNHTLSEEEVASIAQALGQFTSVESAAQPATTGGNS; encoded by the coding sequence TTGATAGCTTTTTGGACAACCTATGGCTTCTACTTATGGATCGGCAGCGGCCTACTGATTATCGGCTTGCTGATCTGGATCGGGCGTTTAAGCAAACGGCTGAGCGCCATCGATCAACGCTACACTGCCCTCACCAAAGGTGTTGATGCCGAACATCTTGAAGATATTTGGCTTCAGCGCTCGCTGCAAGTTGCGCATCACGATGATCAAATAACCGCCCTCGAACGTGAAGTTCGGCGTTTGGGCCGCAGCAGCCTGCATCATGTTGGGCTTGTGCGCTTTAATCCCTTTGGCGATGTTGGCGGCGATCAAAGTTATGCTTTGGCGCTACTCGATGGCGAACAAAGTGGGGTTGTCCTGAGCAGTATCTACAGTCGTTCAGGGGTGCGCACCTACGCCAAGGCTGTGCAACGCGGCCAATCGAACCATACGCTTTCCGAAGAAGAAGTTGCATCAATTGCGCAAGCCCTTGGTCAATTTACCTCGGTGGAATCAGCAGCTCAACCCGCTACAACAGGAGGCAATTCATGA